A portion of the Rhodococcus pseudokoreensis genome contains these proteins:
- a CDS encoding MarR family winged helix-turn-helix transcriptional regulator, translating into MITEQATAQVLREALRPIWRQLTSGRTISVGKTGVLAYLSKHGRTSASTLASAEKITPQAIATAVRELEGLGLVARTPDEQDRRRIWIELTDAGRERLARERSEGLDWLNHAIAERLTADEKRTLDSVVPILRKLVDDAPVD; encoded by the coding sequence ATGATCACCGAACAGGCCACCGCGCAGGTCCTTCGCGAAGCCCTGCGCCCGATCTGGCGACAGCTCACGTCGGGCAGGACGATCTCGGTGGGAAAGACAGGTGTGCTCGCGTACCTGTCGAAGCACGGACGAACGTCGGCCTCGACCCTCGCGTCGGCCGAAAAGATCACGCCCCAGGCGATCGCGACGGCCGTGCGCGAGCTCGAAGGCCTCGGCCTGGTGGCGCGCACCCCCGACGAGCAAGACCGGCGCCGCATCTGGATCGAACTCACCGATGCGGGGCGGGAGCGACTGGCCCGGGAGCGGTCGGAAGGTCTGGACTGGCTGAACCACGCCATCGCGGAGCGACTGACGGCCGACGAGAAGCGAACACTCGACTCCGTCGTCCCGATTTTGCGCAAGTTGGTGGACGATGCACCCGTCGACTGA
- a CDS encoding anti-sigma factor family protein, translating into MDCEELVELVTVYLEDAFAAQTKARFETHVGACGGCACYVDQMKQTVRTLGELSIEELDPALRDRILTDFRRRC; encoded by the coding sequence ATGGACTGTGAGGAACTCGTCGAACTCGTCACCGTCTACCTCGAGGATGCGTTCGCCGCGCAGACCAAGGCCAGGTTCGAGACGCACGTGGGCGCATGCGGCGGCTGCGCCTGCTACGTCGACCAGATGAAACAGACGGTGCGCACCCTCGGAGAACTGTCGATCGAGGAACTGGACCCGGCCCTGCGGGACCGCATCCTCACCGACTTCCGGCGGCGATGCTGA
- a CDS encoding class I SAM-dependent methyltransferase, which translates to MTEDNQVAPWDDIYRGNAEIFPGPVPWNIGEPQPEIAALIAEGKFRSDVLDAGCGHAETSLQLAAQGYTVVGLDLSPTAIAAAQAAAADRGLTTATYEVADISSFTGFDGRFATIVDSTLFHSLPVDRRRDYLQAVARAAAPGASYYILVFAKGAFPEGQGPNPVTDDELREAVAEYWTIDDLRPAFIHALFGPEEAANWQRDDKGRAMLPAWLLSAHRD; encoded by the coding sequence ATGACCGAGGACAACCAGGTTGCGCCGTGGGACGACATCTATCGAGGCAATGCGGAGATATTTCCGGGGCCGGTGCCGTGGAACATCGGTGAGCCGCAGCCCGAGATCGCCGCGCTGATCGCGGAAGGCAAATTCCGCAGCGACGTGCTGGATGCGGGGTGCGGACACGCCGAAACATCCCTGCAGCTGGCGGCGCAGGGGTACACGGTGGTCGGTCTGGACTTGTCGCCGACGGCCATCGCGGCAGCTCAGGCGGCAGCGGCCGATCGTGGCCTGACGACGGCCACGTACGAGGTGGCGGACATCAGCTCGTTCACGGGTTTCGACGGCCGATTCGCCACGATCGTCGACAGCACCCTCTTTCATTCGCTGCCCGTGGACCGGCGGCGCGACTACCTGCAGGCCGTCGCCCGGGCGGCCGCGCCCGGCGCGTCCTACTACATCCTGGTGTTCGCGAAGGGCGCCTTCCCCGAGGGCCAGGGCCCGAACCCGGTGACCGACGACGAGCTACGGGAGGCCGTCGCCGAATACTGGACCATCGACGACCTTCGCCCGGCGTTCATTCACGCGCTGTTCGGGCCGGAGGAGGCTGCGAACTGGCAGCGCGACGACAAGGGCCGGGCCATGCTGCCTGCGTGGCTGCTGTCGGCGCACCGCGACTGA
- a CDS encoding TetR/AcrR family transcriptional regulator, giving the protein MATQERAAESRLERRKAQTRAALVRAAQTFIADGKLNAPVLEITQAADVGMGSFYNHFESKDDLFRAAVDDALESHGNMLDRLTGDLDDPAEIFAQSFRLTGRLFRNEPELSLVLLNNGPALITADRGLAPRAQRDIETAVAAGRFTVRDPELALVLAAGAIVGLGQLLHDQPNRDAAEATDRITEDILRTFGLSAADAHDVCTRPLPELD; this is encoded by the coding sequence ATGGCCACGCAAGAGCGTGCGGCGGAGAGCCGGCTCGAGCGCAGGAAGGCGCAGACTCGCGCGGCGTTGGTCCGGGCGGCACAGACGTTCATCGCCGACGGGAAGCTCAATGCGCCGGTCCTGGAGATCACCCAGGCGGCGGACGTGGGGATGGGCTCGTTCTACAACCACTTCGAGAGCAAGGACGACCTCTTCCGCGCGGCGGTCGACGACGCGCTGGAATCGCACGGCAATATGCTCGACAGGCTGACCGGGGATCTCGACGACCCCGCCGAGATCTTCGCGCAGAGCTTCCGGTTGACCGGCAGGTTGTTCCGGAACGAACCGGAGCTGAGCCTAGTCCTCCTCAACAACGGGCCCGCGCTGATCACCGCCGATCGCGGCCTGGCGCCCCGAGCCCAACGGGACATCGAAACAGCAGTCGCAGCAGGCCGTTTCACCGTTCGCGATCCCGAGTTGGCGCTCGTCCTCGCCGCCGGCGCCATCGTCGGCCTGGGCCAGCTCTTGCACGATCAACCGAATCGCGACGCCGCCGAAGCGACCGACCGGATCACCGAGGACATCCTTCGCACGTTCGGTCTCTCGGCCGCCGACGCACACGACGTCTGCACCCGGCCGCTTCCCGAACTCGACTAG
- a CDS encoding VOC family protein: MTSHHTDAHRNLHSEHGALRGEHPGRAPNPVVKVQDLAWLEFRKPDLDRAEIFAHAFGFTTALRTADQLQLRGTDAGAPCVIIRRGPRSAFAGAAFLAADATDVLRLAEATGRTVERLPESLGGVAVDLTDPSGASVQVVADVHQLPALPTQSPRTYNFGHDRVRENATQRPPREPARVQRLGHVVLQSTRYLENLNWYLKNLGLIVSDFLYYPDQRERGPVMSFIRCDRGDTPSDHHTVAMTLGPSNRYVHSAYQVCDLDTLAAGGEYLLDRGYRRSWGIGRHIQGSQIFDYWRDPDGFLVEHFSDGDLFDCSLEPGWAPMSASGLAQWGPPATKDFLGVSPDRASLRELRAMITSLREDNEFDFQRLRGLLKVASS; this comes from the coding sequence ATGACGAGTCATCACACCGACGCCCACCGCAATCTGCACAGCGAGCACGGAGCGCTGCGCGGTGAACACCCCGGCCGGGCGCCGAATCCGGTCGTGAAGGTGCAGGATCTGGCGTGGCTGGAGTTCCGGAAGCCGGATCTCGACCGAGCGGAGATCTTCGCGCACGCCTTTGGTTTCACGACCGCGCTGCGCACCGCCGACCAGCTGCAGTTGCGGGGAACCGACGCCGGGGCGCCGTGCGTGATCATCCGTCGGGGACCGCGATCGGCGTTCGCCGGTGCGGCGTTTCTCGCGGCGGACGCCACCGACGTCCTGCGGCTGGCGGAGGCGACCGGCCGTACTGTCGAGCGGTTGCCGGAGAGCCTCGGCGGCGTCGCGGTCGATCTCACCGATCCGAGCGGCGCCTCGGTGCAAGTGGTCGCAGACGTGCATCAGCTCCCCGCGCTTCCCACCCAGTCGCCCCGCACCTACAACTTCGGGCACGACCGGGTCCGGGAGAACGCCACCCAGCGACCACCGCGGGAACCGGCCCGCGTGCAGCGACTCGGACACGTGGTCCTGCAGAGCACCCGCTACCTGGAGAACCTCAACTGGTACCTGAAGAACCTGGGTCTGATCGTCAGCGACTTCCTGTACTACCCGGACCAGCGCGAGCGCGGCCCGGTGATGAGCTTCATCCGCTGCGATCGCGGCGACACCCCGAGCGACCACCACACCGTGGCGATGACCCTCGGTCCGAGCAACCGGTACGTGCATTCGGCGTATCAGGTCTGCGACCTCGACACCCTCGCGGCGGGCGGTGAATACCTGCTCGACCGGGGATACCGCCGCTCGTGGGGAATTGGACGTCACATCCAGGGCAGCCAGATCTTCGACTACTGGCGCGACCCGGACGGATTCCTGGTGGAGCACTTCAGCGACGGCGACTTGTTCGACTGCTCTCTCGAACCCGGGTGGGCACCGATGAGCGCGTCCGGGCTGGCTCAATGGGGGCCGCCGGCGACCAAGGACTTTCTCGGCGTCTCACCCGACCGGGCGTCGCTGCGGGAACTGCGCGCCATGATCACCTCGCTCCGCGAGGACAACGAGTTCGATTTCCAACGCCTTCGCGGCCTGCTGAAAGTGGCTTCCTCATGA
- a CDS encoding fumarylacetoacetate hydrolase family protein — MSISVLRTSAGWWVQTPSGAVEIDTAATTTAQLLADRAAIETAAAAGGTVPVETLDLISPVTVPCRVVAQMTNFVSHVKDSGMNPDTVPLTFFRKSSGSISGPYDDVIKPGHVRFLDYEVEIGLVFGRSVPVGTAIDEDNVADVVAGLVVTNDVSARDIQLPKTQFYEAKSYPTFTPVGPALVLLEAGEFKRFEDLRLTLRVNGVVRQDMTVSDMIYRPVEALRALTRFQRLDAGDLLLTGTPGGTALKAPAKPIQILGSLLPPAVKWKNFFASQSKNPKYLQDGDVVELSIATDDGALDLGIQRTVVRYAR; from the coding sequence ATGAGTATTTCCGTCCTCCGTACCTCCGCCGGCTGGTGGGTGCAGACCCCTTCGGGTGCGGTCGAGATCGACACGGCTGCCACCACCACGGCGCAACTGCTGGCCGACCGGGCTGCGATCGAGACCGCTGCGGCCGCCGGCGGGACGGTCCCGGTCGAAACCCTCGACCTCATCTCTCCCGTCACCGTACCGTGCCGGGTGGTGGCGCAGATGACCAATTTCGTCTCGCACGTAAAGGACTCGGGCATGAACCCCGACACCGTGCCGCTGACCTTCTTCCGCAAATCATCCGGGTCGATCAGTGGTCCCTACGACGACGTGATCAAACCCGGCCACGTCCGGTTCCTCGACTATGAGGTGGAGATCGGGCTGGTCTTCGGCCGGTCCGTGCCGGTGGGTACCGCGATCGACGAGGACAATGTCGCCGACGTCGTCGCCGGTCTGGTCGTCACCAACGACGTCTCGGCCCGCGACATCCAGTTGCCGAAAACTCAGTTCTACGAGGCGAAGTCGTACCCGACCTTCACCCCGGTCGGCCCGGCGCTGGTGCTGCTGGAGGCGGGGGAGTTCAAGCGCTTCGAGGATCTCCGGCTGACGCTGCGGGTGAACGGAGTTGTCCGGCAGGACATGACGGTGTCGGACATGATCTACCGTCCCGTCGAGGCGTTGCGGGCGCTCACGAGGTTCCAGCGTCTGGACGCCGGGGACCTGCTGCTCACCGGCACCCCGGGCGGCACCGCGCTGAAGGCTCCCGCCAAGCCGATCCAAATCCTCGGCTCACTCCTGCCCCCGGCGGTGAAGTGGAAGAATTTCTTCGCGTCCCAATCGAAGAATCCGAAGTACCTGCAGGACGGCGACGTCGTCGAACTGTCGATCGCCACCGACGACGGAGCCCTGGATCTGGGCATCCAACGCACGGTCGTGAGGTACGCCCGGTGA
- a CDS encoding acyl-CoA synthetase — MLWPAYDHPSDLAAIETVPLEDRGLPTSTYDLLVRAAGLWPERTALTVLPDGARWREPVSRTYAQVLAEVHRAANALHEAGVGRGDAVALMSPNCDELITATLAAQVAGIAAPINAGLSTGQIAELLRRSGARVMVTAGPDLDARIWSTARALAAAGAIDTLLLLRPTGTRVSSDPPVIDGVRVSYLDAAGGDATGFAGVAPTGHDLAALFHTGGTTGAPKLAAHTHTNEVTDAWMIAANSVLDDDSRVFAALPLFHVNALIVTVLAPMLRGQSVIWAGPAGYRDAELYGEFWKIVEHYSLAAMSAVPTVYSVLAQCPVDADISSLRVCMVGASMLPPAVRDGFESHTGVRLLEGYGLTEATCASARSFSTAPRPGSVGQRMPYQQIKTVRVAPDGRWVDLPDGEVGTIAISGPTVFAGYVVGRDADGFVLDGKGALVDGWLDTGDLGRVDPDGFVHLTGRAKDLIIRGGHNIDPAVIEDALLAHPAVTGAAAVASPDIHSGEVPVAYVTVTASAEVTEQQLLSWAAEHVVESAATPKSVTVIDALPVTDVGKPYKLALRADAARRVAEDAVVGVAGVEKSVHAVVEGGTVVVLVTARAGGDTTGVKAALDRLPVTWRLGTTS, encoded by the coding sequence ATGCTGTGGCCGGCCTACGACCACCCGAGCGACCTCGCGGCGATTGAGACGGTTCCGCTCGAGGACCGGGGACTGCCCACCTCCACGTACGATCTGCTGGTTCGGGCGGCGGGCCTGTGGCCCGAGCGCACCGCGCTGACCGTCCTCCCCGACGGAGCGCGCTGGCGGGAACCCGTGAGCCGGACGTACGCGCAGGTCCTCGCGGAAGTGCACCGCGCCGCCAACGCTCTTCATGAAGCCGGTGTCGGGCGAGGCGACGCCGTGGCGCTGATGTCCCCGAACTGCGACGAACTGATCACCGCGACCCTGGCGGCGCAGGTCGCGGGGATCGCCGCGCCGATCAACGCGGGCCTGTCCACCGGGCAGATCGCCGAGTTGCTGCGCCGATCGGGAGCGCGCGTGATGGTCACCGCCGGACCGGACCTCGATGCCCGGATCTGGTCGACCGCAAGAGCTCTCGCCGCTGCCGGTGCGATCGACACCCTCCTGTTGCTCCGCCCGACCGGCACCCGTGTGTCTTCGGACCCACCGGTCATCGACGGGGTCCGGGTCTCCTACCTCGACGCGGCGGGCGGGGACGCGACCGGTTTCGCCGGCGTCGCCCCGACGGGGCACGACCTGGCGGCACTGTTCCACACCGGCGGCACCACGGGCGCCCCGAAGCTGGCCGCTCACACGCACACGAACGAGGTGACGGACGCGTGGATGATCGCGGCCAACTCGGTGCTCGACGACGATTCCCGCGTCTTCGCCGCCCTGCCGCTGTTCCACGTCAACGCCCTGATCGTCACGGTGCTCGCGCCGATGCTGCGGGGACAGTCCGTGATCTGGGCCGGGCCGGCAGGGTACCGGGACGCCGAACTCTACGGGGAATTCTGGAAGATCGTCGAGCACTACAGCCTCGCGGCGATGAGCGCGGTGCCCACCGTGTACTCGGTGCTCGCGCAGTGCCCCGTCGACGCGGACATCTCGAGTCTGCGCGTGTGCATGGTGGGGGCGTCGATGCTGCCCCCGGCGGTGCGTGACGGCTTCGAGTCCCACACCGGCGTCCGGCTGCTGGAGGGGTACGGCCTGACCGAGGCAACCTGCGCCAGCGCCCGCAGTTTTTCCACGGCGCCCCGCCCGGGGTCGGTGGGGCAACGGATGCCGTACCAGCAGATCAAGACCGTGCGGGTCGCACCGGACGGCCGATGGGTCGACCTGCCCGACGGTGAGGTCGGGACGATCGCGATCAGCGGTCCCACCGTCTTCGCCGGCTACGTCGTCGGCCGGGACGCGGACGGGTTCGTGCTCGACGGCAAGGGTGCGCTCGTCGACGGCTGGCTCGACACCGGCGATCTCGGCCGCGTCGACCCCGACGGCTTCGTGCACCTGACGGGGCGCGCGAAGGATCTGATCATCCGCGGTGGCCACAACATCGACCCGGCAGTGATCGAGGACGCACTGCTCGCACACCCTGCCGTGACCGGCGCGGCCGCCGTCGCGAGCCCCGACATCCACTCCGGGGAGGTGCCGGTCGCCTACGTGACGGTGACGGCGAGCGCCGAAGTGACCGAGCAGCAACTGCTTTCCTGGGCCGCCGAACACGTCGTCGAGTCGGCCGCCACCCCGAAGTCGGTGACCGTGATCGATGCCCTGCCGGTCACCGACGTCGGCAAACCGTACAAGCTCGCCCTCCGCGCCGACGCGGCCCGTCGTGTGGCCGAGGACGCTGTCGTCGGCGTGGCCGGCGTGGAGAAGAGCGTTCACGCCGTCGTCGAGGGCGGCACCGTCGTCGTCCTCGTCACGGCACGTGCCGGCGGCGACACGACCGGGGTGAAGGCGGCGCTCGACCGGTTACCGGTGACCTGGCGGCTCGGGACGACGTCGTGA